One Brevinematia bacterium DNA segment encodes these proteins:
- a CDS encoding UDP-N-acetylmuramoyl-L-alanyl-D-glutamate--2,6-diaminopimelate ligase, translated as MRLSKLLSLIREYVTYENISKDIEITDLCEDSRYSEINQNTLFFAIEGSKVDATKFIPELIERGCRTFIASKPVEISDKNINIVVVNNIRRVQAIVSKHFFGKPDEKLKVLGVTGTKGKTTISYMIFNALRGIGMKGGLIGTIEYKIDDSSIPAENTTPGPLQIYTLLSDIVNNSGEFVSMEVSSHGLETERVYGVKFDVGVFTNLSREHLDFHKDMESYFNAKMKLFHNIKLHNPEGTAVINIDTEWGNRAYEIAKNLGLRTITCSIKNTADIIARDITISIDGNRFTIECNGKSYKAKTKMAGLHNVYNAICSLGAVLSVADENKIPEVIEHIGETTVKGRFQVIKSNRGFFVAIDYAHTPDSLEKTLETGRTFSPTRLTVVFGAGGDRDRGKRPLMGEVAVKLADKVIITSDNPRTENPTNIIMDILSGISEDGMRKVKVIEDRRKAINTALKEAIEGELIIIAGKGHEEYQIIGTQKLHFSDIEEVTKSEYF; from the coding sequence ATGAGGCTTAGCAAACTTCTGTCCTTGATAAGAGAGTATGTAACTTACGAAAATATTTCTAAAGATATAGAGATCACTGATCTCTGCGAAGACTCTAGGTATTCCGAAATAAACCAGAATACCCTATTTTTTGCTATAGAAGGGAGTAAAGTTGATGCTACAAAGTTCATCCCCGAGCTTATTGAAAGAGGCTGTAGAACATTTATAGCTAGCAAACCTGTGGAAATTAGTGACAAGAATATCAACATCGTAGTTGTAAATAACATAAGAAGAGTCCAAGCAATTGTCTCAAAACATTTTTTTGGGAAACCTGATGAGAAACTAAAAGTTCTAGGAGTTACTGGAACCAAGGGAAAAACTACAATTTCTTACATGATCTTCAACGCACTAAGAGGTATCGGAATGAAAGGCGGACTTATCGGAACAATAGAATACAAGATTGATGATTCTTCCATTCCAGCTGAGAATACTACTCCCGGTCCTCTTCAAATATACACTCTCCTCAGCGACATTGTAAACAACTCTGGAGAATTTGTATCTATGGAAGTCTCGTCACACGGACTAGAAACCGAAAGAGTATACGGGGTGAAGTTTGATGTAGGAGTATTCACAAATCTCTCAAGAGAACATTTGGACTTCCACAAAGATATGGAGAGCTACTTCAATGCAAAGATGAAACTATTCCACAATATCAAATTACACAACCCTGAAGGCACAGCTGTGATTAATATTGACACCGAATGGGGAAATAGAGCTTATGAAATTGCTAAAAACCTAGGACTAAGAACTATAACCTGTTCCATCAAAAACACTGCAGACATCATCGCTAGAGATATTACAATCTCAATAGATGGCAACAGGTTCACAATTGAATGCAACGGTAAGAGTTATAAAGCCAAGACAAAGATGGCAGGACTTCATAATGTCTACAACGCTATATGTAGCCTAGGGGCGGTTTTATCAGTTGCAGATGAGAACAAAATTCCGGAGGTAATTGAACACATAGGTGAAACTACCGTCAAGGGCAGATTTCAGGTAATCAAAAGTAATAGGGGGTTCTTTGTTGCGATTGACTACGCTCATACTCCTGACTCTCTTGAAAAGACACTTGAGACCGGACGAACTTTTTCTCCAACCAGACTTACAGTCGTATTTGGTGCAGGTGGTGACAGAGATAGGGGCAAAAGACCTCTGATGGGTGAAGTTGCAGTAAAACTTGCTGACAAAGTAATAATAACTAGCGATAACCCTAGGACAGAAAATCCTACCAACATAATAATGGACATTCTGAGCGGAATTTCTGAAGACGGAATGAGAAAGGTAAAAGTCATAGAAGACAGAAGAAAGGCCATAAACACCGCTCTTAAGGAAGCAATTGAAGGAGAACTGATCATAATAGCCGGTAAAGGACACGAAGAGTATCAAATCATAGGCACCCAGAAACTACACTTTTCTGATATTGAGGAAGTAACAAAAAGCGAGTATTTCTAA